In Allomuricauda ruestringensis DSM 13258, the following proteins share a genomic window:
- a CDS encoding lipid-binding SYLF domain-containing protein has translation MKLIKSLGLATLLLFTTVAMAQNKKDKKIMKDAQKAKTTLLETSPSLEHFFDNSAGYVIFPNVGKGGFIIGGASGNGVVYENGDAVGMADLKKLNIGLQAGGQAIIEVIFFETDVDLQRFKTEKFQFAAETSAVALKSGIAFNAKYKDGVAVFALPKAGLMADASVGGQKFSYKAF, from the coding sequence ATGAAACTGATAAAATCATTGGGATTGGCAACCCTTCTTTTGTTCACTACCGTTGCCATGGCACAAAATAAAAAGGACAAGAAAATAATGAAGGACGCCCAAAAGGCCAAAACCACCCTTTTGGAAACAAGTCCAAGTTTGGAGCACTTTTTTGACAATTCTGCTGGATATGTCATTTTTCCCAATGTTGGGAAAGGTGGTTTTATTATAGGTGGTGCATCGGGCAATGGGGTAGTTTATGAAAATGGAGATGCCGTAGGTATGGCCGACCTTAAAAAACTGAACATTGGTCTACAAGCTGGCGGACAGGCCATTATTGAGGTTATTTTCTTTGAAACAGATGTAGACCTGCAACGATTTAAAACCGAAAAGTTCCAGTTTGCTGCTGAAACTTCTGCTGTTGCCCTAAAGTCCGGTATTGCCTTTAATGCAAAATATAAAGATGGTGTGGCCGTTTTTGCCCTTCCTAAAGCTGGGCTTATGGCCGATGCGTCGGTAGGTGGACAAAAATTTAGCTACAAGGCTTTTTAA
- a CDS encoding DUF5689 domain-containing protein, with product MKNLFFKIFGTITLMTLLCCVDGREFDAPKNNCTTDILANITFTELDSLVQDDVIQIQEDLVLEGYVISSDRAGNFFGVLYLQDALSNPSKGLQLEVDVRESHLLFPVGSKVMIKLKDLYLGKRGSTFRIGSVFSSFGNLSIGRLPRGKVFDHLFVSCDGEGSPEPLVTTISEIDSLPSSILVQLENVEFAEEILGETYALAQEETQRLLLDCAENEIVLLNSGYADFQEEPLPETNGTLTAVLTRDGKSPQLVIRTLEDVDFTQERCPEIITEFTSNQIFISELADPDNNSSARFVELYNSAPEQLDLNLWTLHRYTNDNTEVSSIIDLSGLIIGAESTLVISPKAEEFELVYGFAPDLGVSTNSPADSNGDDNLELVDPFGTVIDVFGIIGEDGSGTDHEFEDGRAIRNSDITVGNSVYTFSEWIIFNDTGDAGTTKLPQNAPEDFTPGVRD from the coding sequence ATGAAAAATTTATTTTTTAAAATCTTTGGAACCATCACTTTGATGACTCTTTTATGTTGTGTTGATGGTAGAGAGTTTGATGCGCCAAAAAATAACTGCACAACCGATATTTTGGCCAATATAACTTTTACAGAGTTGGATTCATTGGTTCAAGATGATGTGATACAGATTCAAGAAGATCTGGTCTTGGAAGGCTACGTAATCTCATCCGACCGGGCGGGGAATTTTTTCGGGGTGCTTTATCTGCAAGATGCATTAAGCAATCCATCTAAAGGACTACAACTGGAAGTTGATGTAAGGGAATCACATTTATTATTTCCGGTAGGGAGTAAAGTCATGATAAAACTAAAGGATCTGTATTTAGGTAAAAGAGGCAGCACCTTTAGAATCGGTAGCGTTTTTTCCTCTTTTGGTAATCTTTCCATAGGAAGATTGCCCCGAGGAAAAGTGTTTGACCATCTTTTTGTCTCCTGTGATGGTGAAGGATCCCCGGAGCCTTTAGTGACAACAATTTCTGAAATCGATAGTCTGCCATCAAGCATATTGGTGCAATTGGAGAATGTTGAATTTGCAGAGGAAATCCTAGGCGAAACCTATGCACTTGCCCAAGAAGAAACCCAACGATTGCTTCTGGACTGCGCAGAAAACGAAATCGTTCTTTTAAACAGTGGCTATGCCGATTTTCAGGAAGAGCCTTTGCCTGAAACAAATGGTACGCTAACGGCGGTGTTAACAAGGGATGGAAAATCTCCGCAACTTGTGATTAGAACGTTGGAAGATGTGGATTTTACCCAAGAACGCTGCCCAGAAATCATCACCGAGTTCACTTCCAATCAAATTTTTATTTCCGAATTGGCCGACCCGGACAACAATTCCAGCGCTAGGTTTGTGGAACTCTATAATTCAGCTCCAGAACAGTTGGATTTAAACTTATGGACCCTCCACAGATATACCAACGATAATACAGAAGTAAGTTCCATCATCGATTTATCTGGTTTGATTATTGGTGCTGAGAGCACTTTGGTCATTTCACCAAAGGCAGAGGAGTTTGAACTGGTATACGGATTTGCCCCCGATTTAGGAGTGTCGACCAACAGCCCTGCCGATTCCAACGGGGATGACAATTTGGAATTGGTAGATCCCTTTGGCACTGTTATCGATGTTTTTGGAATAATTGGTGAAGATGGTTCGGGCACGGATCACGAGTTTGAGGATGGCCGCGCCATACGGAACAGCGATATTACCGTAGGGAATTCTGTTTATACATTTTCTGAATGGATCATCTTTAACGATACAGGAGATGCCGGCACCACAAAATTACCCCAAAATGCCCCCGAGGATTTTACCCCAGGGGTTAGGGATTGA
- a CDS encoding TonB-dependent receptor: MRLAIVLATLCCCKSLCGQQSTRITGQLMEKGSDAPISNAIITLENTSQEFATDSNGEFEINVSETGEQILRISALDFISKRFSVYLNGTPIDLGIIYLERDIAREQTDNLISLTDGDLSDDFESVSSSMGLLQSTRDVFLNRAAFDFGQAFFKVRGYDSRNGQVLINGVPMNKFFDGRPQWNNWGGLNDVVRNQEFTNSLTLNPYTFGGILGNTNINTRPSGMRPGLRLSSSLSNRTYRGRLMATYNSGEKQSGLAYSVSASRRWAKEGFVEGTLYDAYSFFGAVEYQFNPQNSLTFTSMLARNRRGRSSALTEEVFHLMGGQYNPYWGEQDGKIRNSREREIFEPLFLLNYTLEKKKLNWNIGIAYQTGINSRSRLGYYNAPNPDPTYYRYLPSYHINSSIGADFINANLAKEAFLENPQLNWEQLYTANANNGEKAAYLLYDDVAKSTTISGATNFNYSLSDFIKLGFGGNYKATSSENYAEIQDLLGAGFHEDMDTFSNTLNDVDGDLQKSEGEKFNYHYNLDAFQMEGFAQVKFTSKKWNGFVSASYSNFNVLRDGFFKNERYLENSFGTGEKVSFSNLAYKGGSTYFLTGRHWFTANAAIVERPPIIQNIFINPRENNETVPELQKEVVSSVDLSYFVRLPSLTGRISAFYTRFQHTTDINFFFVDSGLGSDFVQEVITGLDRLHRGIEFGFEYEASSSIKLTAAGNVGHYVYASDPSVQINFDTASAEEDLIAPEGNIDLGIAALKDLKLAQGPQTALALGVSYRAPKYWWISGTTNFLTNNYSNLSIITRTSSFLMDPETGEPFPDASDVNVSKLLKQNKLDDIYLLNLVGGKSWLINGKYISFFASINNVFDTVFRTGGYEQSRNGNYGQLKQDNQSGSPSFAPKYWYSYGRTYFLNLAISF, translated from the coding sequence ATGAGGCTAGCCATAGTATTGGCCACGCTTTGTTGTTGTAAATCGCTGTGTGGACAACAAAGTACTCGAATTACAGGGCAATTGATGGAGAAGGGTTCCGATGCGCCCATTTCCAATGCCATAATTACCCTGGAAAACACTTCCCAAGAATTTGCAACAGATAGCAATGGCGAGTTTGAAATCAATGTATCCGAAACGGGAGAGCAAATTCTCCGTATTTCCGCCTTGGATTTTATTTCGAAGCGGTTTTCGGTCTATTTGAATGGAACCCCGATTGATTTAGGGATAATTTATCTGGAAAGGGATATTGCTAGAGAACAAACAGATAATTTGATTTCACTGACGGATGGAGACTTGTCCGATGATTTTGAATCCGTTTCCAGTTCTATGGGATTGCTGCAATCTACACGCGATGTTTTCCTGAATCGTGCCGCTTTTGATTTTGGACAGGCTTTTTTTAAGGTGCGAGGCTATGATTCTCGCAATGGTCAGGTTTTAATCAACGGCGTTCCCATGAACAAATTTTTTGATGGCAGGCCACAATGGAACAATTGGGGCGGACTAAACGACGTTGTTCGCAATCAGGAATTCACTAATAGTTTAACGTTGAACCCATACACCTTTGGTGGAATATTGGGCAACACCAACATCAATACCCGACCTTCTGGAATGAGGCCGGGCTTACGCCTTTCGTCATCACTGTCCAATCGCACCTATCGCGGCAGGTTGATGGCCACCTACAATTCAGGAGAAAAGCAAAGCGGATTGGCCTATTCGGTATCCGCTTCACGCAGGTGGGCCAAAGAAGGTTTTGTGGAGGGCACTTTGTACGATGCTTACTCCTTTTTTGGAGCGGTAGAGTATCAATTCAATCCGCAAAACAGCCTCACTTTTACCTCAATGTTGGCTCGAAATAGGCGAGGTCGCTCTTCTGCACTCACGGAAGAAGTTTTTCACTTGATGGGAGGTCAGTACAATCCCTATTGGGGTGAACAAGACGGTAAAATCCGTAATTCAAGAGAACGTGAAATTTTTGAACCGCTATTTCTACTCAACTATACTTTAGAGAAGAAAAAATTGAATTGGAACATTGGGATTGCCTATCAAACAGGGATTAATTCAAGGAGTAGGCTTGGGTATTACAATGCACCGAACCCAGACCCAACCTACTACAGATATTTACCCAGTTATCACATCAATAGTTCCATCGGGGCCGATTTCATCAACGCAAATTTGGCGAAAGAAGCCTTTTTAGAAAACCCACAGCTCAATTGGGAGCAACTTTACACGGCCAATGCCAATAATGGTGAAAAAGCGGCCTATTTGCTCTACGATGATGTTGCCAAGAGCACGACCATTTCGGGCGCCACTAATTTTAATTATTCCTTGAGCGATTTCATCAAGCTAGGGTTTGGCGGGAACTATAAAGCCACATCATCCGAAAACTACGCGGAGATTCAAGATTTGTTGGGAGCCGGTTTCCATGAAGATATGGATACCTTCTCCAATACTTTGAACGATGTTGATGGCGACCTGCAAAAATCCGAAGGAGAAAAGTTTAATTACCATTACAATTTAGATGCTTTCCAAATGGAAGGTTTTGCACAGGTAAAATTCACCTCCAAAAAGTGGAACGGGTTTGTATCGGCTTCTTATTCCAATTTCAATGTACTGCGTGATGGATTCTTTAAAAATGAGCGCTATTTGGAAAATTCCTTCGGAACAGGCGAAAAAGTATCATTCTCCAACTTGGCTTACAAAGGCGGATCCACCTATTTCCTGACAGGAAGGCATTGGTTCACGGCCAATGCTGCGATAGTGGAACGGCCGCCCATCATCCAAAACATATTCATCAATCCAAGGGAAAACAATGAAACAGTTCCTGAACTCCAGAAAGAAGTCGTGAGTAGTGTGGATTTGAGCTATTTTGTCCGTTTGCCCAGCCTAACAGGCCGTATAAGTGCTTTTTATACCAGGTTTCAGCATACCACGGACATCAACTTCTTTTTTGTGGATTCAGGACTGGGCTCCGATTTTGTACAGGAAGTAATCACAGGATTGGATAGACTTCATAGGGGCATCGAGTTTGGGTTTGAGTATGAAGCCTCGTCCAGTATAAAATTGACCGCTGCCGGAAATGTAGGACATTATGTGTATGCCAGCGACCCATCCGTTCAAATCAATTTTGATACGGCAAGTGCCGAGGAAGACCTCATTGCTCCCGAAGGAAATATAGATTTGGGCATTGCCGCCCTAAAAGATTTAAAATTGGCTCAAGGACCACAAACTGCGCTGGCTTTGGGCGTGTCCTACAGGGCTCCAAAATATTGGTGGATAAGCGGTACAACCAATTTTCTCACGAATAATTATAGCAACCTTTCCATCATTACCAGAACGTCCAGTTTTTTGATGGACCCCGAAACAGGCGAACCCTTTCCAGACGCGTCTGATGTGAACGTTTCCAAATTGCTAAAGCAAAATAAGCTGGACGACATCTATTTGCTCAATTTGGTTGGAGGTAAATCTTGGCTGATCAATGGAAAGTACATCAGTTTTTTTGCCAGCATCAATAATGTTTTCGATACGGTTTTCCGCACAGGCGGATATGAACAGAGCAGGAACGGAAACTATGGACAGCTCAAACAAGATAATCAGAGTGGCTCGCCCTCCTTTGCCCCAAAATATTGGTACAGCTACGGAAGAACCTATTTTTTGAATCTGGCCATAAGCTTTTAA
- a CDS encoding endonuclease/exonuclease/phosphatase family protein, translating into MRLLICLLVLISTSLYGQKSKTYTLRTIAFYNCENLFDTVNDSLTFDDDRTPEGRYHWTEERYLQKVENLSNVISKIGAETSKTSPDIVGLCEVENRDVLEDLVQHPNLREKNYGIIHFDSPDARGIDVALLYKKASFIPSSFKSHRLLLFDEMSERKYTRDQLVVGGTMDRENIYFIVNHWPSRRGGAAKSSPLRVRAALLNKRIIDSIQELDLDAKIIAMGDLNDDPIDDSLKKILKTKGKIRQLDSISLYNPMEAMFKKGVGSLAYRDKWNLFDQMFFTANLVTEDRTALSFWKAGIFAPSFIRTEKGRFKGYPLRTYSGGSYTAGYSDHFPSYLFLLKEAK; encoded by the coding sequence ATGCGATTATTAATATGCCTACTTGTATTAATATCGACCTCACTTTATGGACAAAAGTCCAAGACATATACCTTAAGAACGATTGCTTTTTACAATTGTGAAAACCTGTTCGATACGGTAAACGATTCACTCACTTTTGATGATGACCGCACTCCCGAGGGACGTTATCATTGGACCGAGGAGCGTTACCTTCAAAAAGTTGAAAACCTATCCAACGTCATCTCTAAAATCGGTGCTGAAACTTCCAAAACATCCCCAGACATTGTGGGTTTGTGCGAAGTTGAAAACCGAGATGTGCTGGAAGATTTGGTACAACACCCGAATTTAAGGGAAAAGAATTATGGTATCATCCATTTTGATTCTCCTGATGCTCGGGGTATTGATGTTGCGTTGCTCTACAAAAAGGCATCGTTTATCCCTTCATCCTTTAAAAGTCATCGGCTATTATTGTTTGATGAAATGAGCGAAAGGAAATACACCCGTGACCAATTGGTGGTCGGAGGCACTATGGACCGTGAAAACATCTATTTTATTGTGAACCATTGGCCGTCCAGAAGGGGTGGAGCCGCGAAGAGTTCGCCATTACGAGTAAGAGCTGCTTTGCTGAACAAACGCATTATAGATTCCATTCAGGAACTGGATTTAGATGCGAAAATCATTGCCATGGGCGACCTGAACGACGACCCTATTGATGATAGTTTGAAAAAAATTCTGAAAACGAAGGGTAAAATACGACAGTTGGATAGCATAAGTCTTTACAATCCCATGGAGGCCATGTTTAAAAAAGGGGTGGGTTCGTTGGCATATCGGGATAAATGGAACTTGTTCGACCAAATGTTCTTCACAGCCAACTTGGTGACTGAAGACCGAACAGCCCTTTCATTTTGGAAAGCGGGAATTTTTGCTCCATCTTTTATCCGAACGGAAAAGGGAAGATTTAAAGGCTATCCGCTTCGTACCTATTCTGGCGGTAGCTATACGGCTGGGTATAGCGACCACTTTCCTTCGTATTTGTTTTTGTTGAAGGAGGCGAAATGA